Within the Rosa rugosa chromosome 2, drRosRugo1.1, whole genome shotgun sequence genome, the region TTTTGTGAGTTCCACAGCTGATAGAGACCCAACTTGCGAACTTAGAATTCCATTTCACGAAAAACTAGAGGAGGATAACACAATCTCATGAGGTTTCACTTTCACCAAAACCAACTGTCAATAACTGCCTCAAGAAAAGCAATTCTACTCTGACTGGTCTACTCAGACTGGCTAATGGCCAATGCAGAATTGGAACTGATAATAGAGATTGCAATATCATCATCTCAATACGAAATTACTATACAATGTATAATCAGTTTAAGCATTGTAACCAATGAGCGCACAAACCTTAGACGATCCATTATCCATGTACCCAAAGCTCTGATCGAAATCAGTGAATCCCAGAAACTCATCTATAGGCCACTGTGGAACAGACCCAGTTGCAGAACCACCAGCAAAAGACATCCCAGCAACACTTGACGGCGCCACTTTGCATTCCTCCGCCAACTGAATGTTTGCTTCACATTTCGACGCAGCCCCAGAGTCCGATTTGACAGAAGAAGACGACCCAGCAACACCACCACCAGACCCAGGTGGACTGGACTCCGGCCCAACTTTAATTCCGGTCAGCAAAAACCTCCGGTGACCGGAAACAAAACTATTCGCAGTATGTACAGCAACATCACAGTTCCTACACAGCAGAGCTCTATCCTCCAAACAGAAAAAATACCCAACCGCCTCCTGCaaatccccaaaaaaaaaaaaaaaaccccaattcaatttcagattttgatttCAATTCTGGAATTCGCGAACGCTATTCAGCTACTGACTGAAACGACGTCGTACCTGGCAGATATCGCACTTGGGCATGTGGGAAGCGGAGAGAGGAACCCTCTGGTGCTTGCTGGCGAGCTTGTTGGCGGCGTGGACCTTCTCGTCGCAGGCCCAGCAGAGCGCCGCCTCGTCGGCGCAGCAGAGCACGTTCGCCTCCGCCGTCTCGCACACGTTACACTGTATCTTCATATCTCcacgcactctctctctctctaaaaccctctgtttctctctctaaaaccctcCCCAAAATCTCGTTGAAATAGAAAATGGGTGATCTTTGAGGATGGTGTGGAATACACGTGTTGGCTGTTGACAAGTGTCGTGGCGTGGGAGACCGCCGTTGCTTACTCTGCAACCACTGCGCGGCTATAAATATCTCCAGAAACCTCTTTTGGGCCGGGTCGGGTGGATTACGGTATACTCTTTATGAGTACGTGTATC harbors:
- the LOC133728292 gene encoding B-box zinc finger protein 22; amino-acid sequence: MKIQCNVCETAEANVLCCADEAALCWACDEKVHAANKLASKHQRVPLSASHMPKCDICQEAVGYFFCLEDRALLCRNCDVAVHTANSFVSGHRRFLLTGIKVGPESSPPGSGGGVAGSSSSVKSDSGAASKCEANIQLAEECKVAPSSVAGMSFAGGSATGSVPQWPIDEFLGFTDFDQSFGYMDNGSSKADCGKLGASDSSILRSSEEEQEEYECIGQVPEISWMVPKVPSPPTSSGLYWPKTYQNPSDSAMFVPDVCYSEMENPLHCQQNGTVSKRRRQF